From a region of the Cyanobacteria bacterium GSL.Bin1 genome:
- a CDS encoding TerD family protein, with the protein MGINLQKGQRISLKKEAPSLSRLMCALGWDVVDRSRGLNSMFKADYDLDASVLCLDENDQLKGNSNVVYFGNLSHQSGSITHLGDNLTGAGEGDDEQIIVDLPKIPTEIAKLVFVVNIYDAVKRKHDFGQVENAFVRLVDLDNNQEIARYTLSGNDYQGKTSMLLAEVYRHNDEWKMAAVGNGLELDGLQQVVNHYL; encoded by the coding sequence ATGGGTATCAACTTACAAAAAGGACAACGGATTTCACTGAAAAAAGAAGCGCCAAGTTTAAGCCGATTAATGTGTGCTTTAGGTTGGGATGTGGTTGATCGTTCCCGAGGCTTAAATTCCATGTTTAAAGCGGATTATGACCTCGATGCTTCAGTGTTGTGTCTCGATGAAAACGATCAGCTCAAAGGCAACTCGAATGTTGTTTATTTTGGCAATTTGAGTCATCAATCGGGATCAATTACCCATTTAGGAGATAACTTAACAGGTGCAGGAGAAGGGGATGATGAGCAAATTATCGTTGATTTACCGAAAATTCCTACAGAAATTGCGAAACTCGTTTTTGTTGTCAATATCTATGATGCTGTTAAACGAAAACACGATTTTGGACAAGTGGAAAATGCCTTTGTGCGTCTAGTTGACTTAGACAATAACCAAGAAATTGCCCGTTACACCCTTTCTGGAAATGACTATCAAGGTAAAACCAGTATGCTACTGGCTGAGGTATATCGCCATAATGATGAGTGGAAAATGGCTGCAGTTGGCAATGGTCTGGAACTAGATGGCTTACAACAAGTGGTTAATCATTATCTGTAA
- the mreC gene encoding rod shape-determining protein MreC, producing the protein MISLRRWWGRYGSQLILVGLLLLTAGIIRQTQAVPIYELYYWLTRPIEMAQANQQRELTNARIQELEQQVEELQQQNQRLKELSGYLENHSTPLKTAPIIGRSADHWWEQMAIGLGKNEGIHQGDIVTGLGGLVGRVEQVTPHSSLVLLISDPKSRVGAIISRSRDMGFIRGEGEQQVVMRFFEKVPDVKVGDSVLTSPASRLFPPGIPVGKVTALNLDQAPAPEATITLNVPMEELEWVFVQPKTNHE; encoded by the coding sequence ATGATTTCACTTCGTCGGTGGTGGGGTCGGTATGGTTCACAATTGATCTTAGTTGGATTGCTCTTGCTAACAGCAGGAATCATTCGACAGACACAAGCTGTGCCTATTTATGAATTATATTATTGGCTAACACGCCCCATTGAAATGGCGCAAGCGAATCAACAAAGAGAATTGACCAATGCCAGAATTCAAGAGCTGGAGCAGCAAGTTGAGGAATTACAACAACAAAATCAACGCTTAAAGGAACTCTCAGGATATCTTGAAAATCATTCGACACCGTTAAAAACCGCCCCAATTATTGGCCGCAGTGCAGATCATTGGTGGGAACAGATGGCAATTGGTCTGGGTAAGAATGAGGGGATTCATCAAGGAGATATTGTTACCGGATTAGGAGGGTTGGTAGGGCGAGTAGAACAGGTTACGCCTCACTCAAGCCTAGTCTTACTGATTAGCGATCCTAAAAGTCGAGTCGGAGCGATTATTAGTCGAAGCCGTGATATGGGATTTATTCGGGGTGAAGGAGAGCAACAAGTAGTGATGCGTTTTTTTGAAAAAGTACCCGATGTAAAAGTAGGAGATAGTGTCTTGACCTCTCCTGCAAGTCGTTTGTTTCCACCAGGAATTCCAGTGGGAAAAGTAACAGCTCTCAATTTAGATCAAGCCCCCGCACCCGAAGCAACAATCACTCTCAATGTTCCCATGGAAGAATTGGAATGGGTTTTTGTTCAACCCAAGACAAATCATGAGTAA